In one window of Xiphophorus hellerii strain 12219 chromosome 23, Xiphophorus_hellerii-4.1, whole genome shotgun sequence DNA:
- the znf711 gene encoding zinc finger protein 711 isoform X2, whose amino-acid sequence MDQGGGVLELHTQELKMPHAMIMQDFVAGMGGLAHIDGEHIVVSVPEGMLLSDVMTDEGILLEHELEVEGLETQVVQDLETEVVEGLETEVVEGLHADVDGLEAEVVEGLQTHVVELEAQVVEGLEGEVEVEGLEAQVVEGLEAEVDVEALEAHVVEGLEEEVEVHGLEAEGVEGLEVDVESLQAQAVEAHELTSEDMVPPGHSVIMPENILGTEVAIEEALDAHHHHVLTADLIQDSNHHHHDDMQDQVFVAELLSEHQGNTLDHQLVSEGLMVAEANTETIIHQQLPTEEVPLQTDEEDDARSSSEDYLMISLDEVGEKLDIGDTPLEISTEVMEDKEIKEEEDSEVIKVYIFKAEADDDLGGTEVITEDDYQNGHPDLEAASSGRLGVGRDKMVYMAVKNTIKEEEEEAEDDDDDDDDDDESDDDDDDSDEIGNTIDQVKNGVATPFLQIREGLGTNRAIKPKPKKNKKGETRQCQTAVIIGPDGMPLTVYPCHICGKKFRSRGFLKCHMKNHPDHLLKKKYQCTDCDFTTNKKVSFHNHLESHKLLSHNTERSPEYTEYTRRYHESSPLGSDKLIVKDREPKLHHCKYCDYETAEQGLLNRHLLAVHSKNFAHVCVECAKGFRHPSELKKHMRTHTGEKPYQCPHCEFRCADQSNLKTHIKSKHGADLPFKCNHCPQAYADARELQRHIEMVQGHKTHQCPHCEHKSTNSSDLKRHIISVHTKDFPHQCDVCEKGFHRPSELKKHAETHKGNKVHQCRHCNFNAPDTFTLSRHILSLHTKDLPFKCKRCRRGFRQPAELKKHMKTHSGRKVYQCQYCEYNSTDASGFKRHVISIHTKDYPHRCDYCTKGFRRPSEKSQHIARHHKDMLM is encoded by the exons ATGGATCAAGGAGGAGGAGTATTGGAGCTACACACCCAGGAGCTGAAGATGCCCCATGCTATGATCATGCAAGATTTTG TTGCAGGCATGGGAGGTTTAGCTCACATCGATGGAGAGCACATTGTGGTGTCTGTACCTGAGGGCATGCTTCTGTCAGACGTGATGACGGATGAAGGCATCCTCCTTGAGCATGAATTGGAGGTAGAAGGTCTGGAAACTCAAGTTGTTCAAGACCTGGAAACCGAAGTGGTTGAAGGCCTGGAGACTGAAGTGGTGGAAGGCTTGCATGCAGATGTGGACGGCTTGGAAGCAGAAGTTGTTGAAGGCCTGCAGACACATGTGGTGGAGTTGGAAGCTCAGGTTGTTGAGGGCCTGGAAGGCGAGGTTGAAGTGGAAGGTCTTGAAGCGCAAGTGGTTGAGGGCCTGGAGGCAGAGGTGGACGTTGAGGCCCTGGAAGCTCATGTTGTTGAAGGCCTCGAAGAAGAAGTGGAAGTACATGGTTTGGAAGCTGAGGGTGTTGAAGGACTGGAAGTGGACGTGGAAAGTCTGCAGGCTCAGGCTGTAGAAGCTCATGAACTGACGAGTGAAGACATGGTCCCCCCAGGTCACAGTGTGATCATGCCTGAGAACATACTGGGGACAGAGGTTGCTATAGAGGAGGCGTTGGACGCTCATCATCACCATGTTCTTACAGCAGACCTCATCCAGGACTCTAACCATCACCACCATGATGACATGCAAGACCAGGTGTTTGTGGCAGAGCTACTGTCTGAACACCAGGGAAACACACTGGATCACCAGCTGGTGTCAGAAGGGTTGATGGTGGCAGAAGCCAACACAGAGACCATAATCCATCAACAGCTGCCAACAGAGGAGGTTCCTTTGCAGACTGATGAGGAAGATGATGCAAGAAGTAGCTCTGAAGATTACCTCATGATCTCCC TTGATGAGGTTGGAGAGAAGTTAGACATAGGAGACACACCTCTGGAGATCAGCACAGAAGTCATGGAAGacaaagaaatcaaagaagaGGAAGACTCGGAGGTCATAAAAGtctacatttttaaagcagaagCAGATGATGATTTAG GTGGAACAGAAGTAATAACAGAAGATGATTATCAGAACGGCCATCCTGATCTGGAGGCCGCATCATCTGGGAGATTGGGTGTTGGTCGTGACAAGATGGTTTACATGGCAGTCAAGAACACCataaaggaagaggaggaggaggcagaggatgatgacgatgatgatgatgacgatgatgagaGTGACGATGATGACGACGATAGTGATGAAATtg GTAATACCATTGATCAGGTGAAGAATGGAGTTGCTACGCCTTTCTTGCAAATCAGAGAGGGACTGGGCACAAATCGTGCAATCAAACCCAAACctaagaagaacaaaaaaggaGAGACACGTCAATGTCAGACTG CCGTCATCATTGGACCAGATGGGATGCCTCTGACTGTCTATCCATGCCACATCTGTGGAAAGAAGTTTCGCTCACGGGGATTTCTCAAATGCCATATGAAAAACCACCCAGACCATCTGCTCAAGAAGAAGTACCAATGTACTGACTGTGACTTTACCACCAACAAGAAGGTCAGTTTTCACAATCACTTGGAGAGTCACAAGCTTCTGAGCCACAACACTGAGCGATCTCCAGAATATACCGAGTACACAAGACGCTATCACGAGTCCAGTCCCCTGGGCTCTGACAAGCTCATCGTCAAGGACAGAGAGCCCAAACTTCATCATTGCAAGTACTGCGACTACGAGACGGCTGAGCAGGGGCTACTGAACCGTCACCTGTTAGCGGTCCACAGTAAGAACTTTGCACATGTGTGTGTCGAGTGCGCCAAAGGCTTCCGTCACCCATCAGAGCTTAAGAAACACATGCGGACCCATACGGGGGAAAAACCCTATCAGTGCCCGCATTGCGAGTTTCGATGCGCAGACCAGTCCAACCTTAAGACTCACATCAAGAGTAAGCACGGTGCAGACCTGCCCTTTAAGTGCAACCACTGTCCGCAGGCCTACGCTGATGCACGGGAACTCCAACGTCACATAGAGATGGTGCAAGGCCACAAGACCCACCAATGTCCACACTGTGAGCACAAGAGCACCAACTCCAGTGACCTTAAACGACACATTATTTCTGTTCACACCAAGGACTTCCCCCATCAGTGTGACGTGTGTGAGAAAGGCTTTCACCGGCCATCGGAGCTGAAGAAGCACGCCGAGACACATAAAGGCAACAAGGTGCATCAGTGTCGGCACTGCAACTTTAACGCTCCCGACACGTTTACCCTGAGTCGTCATATCTTGTCCTTGCACACAAAGGATCTGCCCTTTAAGTGCAAGCGCTGCCGGCGAGGTTTTCGTCAGCCAGCAGAGCTGAAGAAGCACATGAAGACACACAGTGGTAGGAAGGTTTATCAGTGCCAGTATTGTGAGTACAACAGTACGGACGCTTCTGGCTTCAAACGCCATGTCATTTCAATTCACACCAAGGACTACCCCCATCGCTGTGACTACTGCACCAAGGGCTTTAGGAGGCCTTCAGAAAAGAGCCAGCACATAGCCAGGCATCACAAAGACATGTTGATGTAA
- the znf711 gene encoding zinc finger protein 711 isoform X1, translating into MDQGGGVLELHTQELKMPHAMIMQDFVAGMGGLAHIDGEHIVVSVPEGMLLSDVMTDEGILLEHELEVEGLETQVVQDLETEVVEGLETEVVEGLHADVDGLEAEVVEGLQTHVVELEAQVVEGLEGEVEVEGLEAQVVEGLEAEVDVEALEAHVVEGLEEEVEVHGLEAEGVEGLEVDVESLQAQAVEAHELTSEDMVPPGHSVIMPENILGTEVAIEEALDAHHHHVLTADLIQDSNHHHHDDMQDQVFVAELLSEHQGNTLDHQLVSEGLMVAEANTETIIHQQLPTEEVPLQTDEEDDARSSSEDYLMISLDEVGEKLDIGDTPLEISTEVMEDKEIKEEEDSEVIKVYIFKAEADDDLGGTEVITEDDYQNGHPDLEAASSGRLGVGRDKMVYMAVKNTIKEEEEEAEDDDDDDDDDDESDDDDDDSDEIAVYNLCAGNTIDQVKNGVATPFLQIREGLGTNRAIKPKPKKNKKGETRQCQTAVIIGPDGMPLTVYPCHICGKKFRSRGFLKCHMKNHPDHLLKKKYQCTDCDFTTNKKVSFHNHLESHKLLSHNTERSPEYTEYTRRYHESSPLGSDKLIVKDREPKLHHCKYCDYETAEQGLLNRHLLAVHSKNFAHVCVECAKGFRHPSELKKHMRTHTGEKPYQCPHCEFRCADQSNLKTHIKSKHGADLPFKCNHCPQAYADARELQRHIEMVQGHKTHQCPHCEHKSTNSSDLKRHIISVHTKDFPHQCDVCEKGFHRPSELKKHAETHKGNKVHQCRHCNFNAPDTFTLSRHILSLHTKDLPFKCKRCRRGFRQPAELKKHMKTHSGRKVYQCQYCEYNSTDASGFKRHVISIHTKDYPHRCDYCTKGFRRPSEKSQHIARHHKDMLM; encoded by the exons ATGGATCAAGGAGGAGGAGTATTGGAGCTACACACCCAGGAGCTGAAGATGCCCCATGCTATGATCATGCAAGATTTTG TTGCAGGCATGGGAGGTTTAGCTCACATCGATGGAGAGCACATTGTGGTGTCTGTACCTGAGGGCATGCTTCTGTCAGACGTGATGACGGATGAAGGCATCCTCCTTGAGCATGAATTGGAGGTAGAAGGTCTGGAAACTCAAGTTGTTCAAGACCTGGAAACCGAAGTGGTTGAAGGCCTGGAGACTGAAGTGGTGGAAGGCTTGCATGCAGATGTGGACGGCTTGGAAGCAGAAGTTGTTGAAGGCCTGCAGACACATGTGGTGGAGTTGGAAGCTCAGGTTGTTGAGGGCCTGGAAGGCGAGGTTGAAGTGGAAGGTCTTGAAGCGCAAGTGGTTGAGGGCCTGGAGGCAGAGGTGGACGTTGAGGCCCTGGAAGCTCATGTTGTTGAAGGCCTCGAAGAAGAAGTGGAAGTACATGGTTTGGAAGCTGAGGGTGTTGAAGGACTGGAAGTGGACGTGGAAAGTCTGCAGGCTCAGGCTGTAGAAGCTCATGAACTGACGAGTGAAGACATGGTCCCCCCAGGTCACAGTGTGATCATGCCTGAGAACATACTGGGGACAGAGGTTGCTATAGAGGAGGCGTTGGACGCTCATCATCACCATGTTCTTACAGCAGACCTCATCCAGGACTCTAACCATCACCACCATGATGACATGCAAGACCAGGTGTTTGTGGCAGAGCTACTGTCTGAACACCAGGGAAACACACTGGATCACCAGCTGGTGTCAGAAGGGTTGATGGTGGCAGAAGCCAACACAGAGACCATAATCCATCAACAGCTGCCAACAGAGGAGGTTCCTTTGCAGACTGATGAGGAAGATGATGCAAGAAGTAGCTCTGAAGATTACCTCATGATCTCCC TTGATGAGGTTGGAGAGAAGTTAGACATAGGAGACACACCTCTGGAGATCAGCACAGAAGTCATGGAAGacaaagaaatcaaagaagaGGAAGACTCGGAGGTCATAAAAGtctacatttttaaagcagaagCAGATGATGATTTAG GTGGAACAGAAGTAATAACAGAAGATGATTATCAGAACGGCCATCCTGATCTGGAGGCCGCATCATCTGGGAGATTGGGTGTTGGTCGTGACAAGATGGTTTACATGGCAGTCAAGAACACCataaaggaagaggaggaggaggcagaggatgatgacgatgatgatgatgacgatgatgagaGTGACGATGATGACGACGATAGTGATGAAATtg CCGTTTACAACCTTTGTGCAGGTAATACCATTGATCAGGTGAAGAATGGAGTTGCTACGCCTTTCTTGCAAATCAGAGAGGGACTGGGCACAAATCGTGCAATCAAACCCAAACctaagaagaacaaaaaaggaGAGACACGTCAATGTCAGACTG CCGTCATCATTGGACCAGATGGGATGCCTCTGACTGTCTATCCATGCCACATCTGTGGAAAGAAGTTTCGCTCACGGGGATTTCTCAAATGCCATATGAAAAACCACCCAGACCATCTGCTCAAGAAGAAGTACCAATGTACTGACTGTGACTTTACCACCAACAAGAAGGTCAGTTTTCACAATCACTTGGAGAGTCACAAGCTTCTGAGCCACAACACTGAGCGATCTCCAGAATATACCGAGTACACAAGACGCTATCACGAGTCCAGTCCCCTGGGCTCTGACAAGCTCATCGTCAAGGACAGAGAGCCCAAACTTCATCATTGCAAGTACTGCGACTACGAGACGGCTGAGCAGGGGCTACTGAACCGTCACCTGTTAGCGGTCCACAGTAAGAACTTTGCACATGTGTGTGTCGAGTGCGCCAAAGGCTTCCGTCACCCATCAGAGCTTAAGAAACACATGCGGACCCATACGGGGGAAAAACCCTATCAGTGCCCGCATTGCGAGTTTCGATGCGCAGACCAGTCCAACCTTAAGACTCACATCAAGAGTAAGCACGGTGCAGACCTGCCCTTTAAGTGCAACCACTGTCCGCAGGCCTACGCTGATGCACGGGAACTCCAACGTCACATAGAGATGGTGCAAGGCCACAAGACCCACCAATGTCCACACTGTGAGCACAAGAGCACCAACTCCAGTGACCTTAAACGACACATTATTTCTGTTCACACCAAGGACTTCCCCCATCAGTGTGACGTGTGTGAGAAAGGCTTTCACCGGCCATCGGAGCTGAAGAAGCACGCCGAGACACATAAAGGCAACAAGGTGCATCAGTGTCGGCACTGCAACTTTAACGCTCCCGACACGTTTACCCTGAGTCGTCATATCTTGTCCTTGCACACAAAGGATCTGCCCTTTAAGTGCAAGCGCTGCCGGCGAGGTTTTCGTCAGCCAGCAGAGCTGAAGAAGCACATGAAGACACACAGTGGTAGGAAGGTTTATCAGTGCCAGTATTGTGAGTACAACAGTACGGACGCTTCTGGCTTCAAACGCCATGTCATTTCAATTCACACCAAGGACTACCCCCATCGCTGTGACTACTGCACCAAGGGCTTTAGGAGGCCTTCAGAAAAGAGCCAGCACATAGCCAGGCATCACAAAGACATGTTGATGTAA